One genomic window of Acidiferrobacteraceae bacterium includes the following:
- the lolB gene encoding lipoprotein insertase outer membrane protein LolB — protein MKRLLLLLPVLMLAGCVTPPALTGAALQARWQERQQILDRIDRWDLQGRIAVRAGDRGWQAALRWKRDDGSQRLSLHGPVGAGTVIVEQDASGTRLRDSRGNDLRDSDASRLLQRVTGWRIPVDELRYWVRGLAAPGTRGQVRLDGRGRLESVSQDGWTVHFVSYGTFASLQLPEKIDMVHRPDDASDVELSLRLVVNEWNLNP, from the coding sequence GTGAAGCGTCTTCTTCTGCTCCTCCCGGTCCTGATGCTGGCGGGATGTGTAACTCCGCCCGCGCTGACCGGCGCCGCCCTTCAGGCCCGTTGGCAGGAGCGCCAACAAATCCTGGATCGGATTGACCGCTGGGATCTGCAGGGACGAATCGCCGTGCGTGCCGGAGATCGTGGTTGGCAGGCGGCCCTGCGTTGGAAGCGGGACGATGGCAGCCAGCGACTTTCCCTGCACGGGCCTGTGGGCGCGGGTACCGTGATTGTTGAGCAGGACGCCAGCGGTACGCGGCTGCGGGACAGCCGCGGGAACGATCTGCGGGACAGCGATGCCAGCCGCCTGCTGCAACGGGTGACGGGCTGGCGCATTCCGGTGGACGAACTGCGGTACTGGGTGCGGGGGCTGGCGGCCCCGGGCACCCGGGGTCAGGTTCGTCTGGACGGTCGTGGCCGACTGGAGTCGGTAAGCCAGGACGGGTGGACTGTGCACTTCGTTTCCTATGGAACCTTTGCCAGCCTGCAGTTGCCGGAAAAGATCGACATGGTGCACCGGCCCGACGACGCTTCCGATGTGGAACTCAGTCTGCGGCTGGTGGTGAACGAATGGAACCTCAATCCTTGA
- a CDS encoding tetratricopeptide repeat protein — protein MGTTNTMRLSSRFLALSAVVLLGGCAGPAVKPAQDQESAAVSEPPVEETMTLPRVRLTGPVLNDILLGEIAGRRGEFGVSVRALSRAAMATRDPRLAKRATLAGLYSGRYGDTLECARLWAELQPESVDAKDALAAVLLELGKVDEAQVQLEKIIEYGDTHKELGKAYLRVAGTLSRYAKNPKAVAIMQHLMARHAQSAEAQIALAHIAIRGQDLSTASAAIDRALLLRPGWEDAAIIKGRILVQENDGAGAATFYRQFLSHNPHATRVRMFYARHLVDRKDWDGAREQFSLVLKDRPEDRDVLFALGLLSLQTDRLDDAGHYLKKVVAVNPDDSQALLYLGRVAERKKNYPQALKWYSQVSSGRYAFEASVRYAVVTAKEGKLQDARGLLHGIIPENNDQRAELALAEEQILREAKRYREALDVLNAALKRLPEHQDLLYARALVAEKLDDLTLHERDLRLLLKLDPENANAMNALGYTLADRTDRKQEAYKLIKHALALRPNDPFILDSMGWVHYRLGNLQDAVRYLRRALKLRADAEISAHLGEVLWVSGEHSKARRVWKRALEQAPGNETLLRVIKKFNP, from the coding sequence ATGGGCACAACCAATACAATGAGACTCTCTTCACGTTTTCTTGCCCTGTCGGCAGTGGTGCTGTTGGGTGGCTGTGCGGGCCCGGCGGTCAAGCCGGCGCAGGACCAGGAATCGGCAGCGGTTTCGGAGCCGCCTGTCGAAGAGACGATGACGCTGCCTCGGGTACGGCTGACCGGCCCCGTTCTGAACGACATCCTGCTCGGAGAGATCGCCGGTCGGCGCGGCGAGTTCGGGGTATCGGTTCGGGCCCTGTCGCGCGCAGCAATGGCGACCCGCGATCCCCGATTAGCCAAGCGTGCGACCCTTGCGGGCCTGTACTCGGGTCGCTACGGGGATACGCTCGAGTGCGCTCGGCTATGGGCGGAACTTCAGCCGGAGTCCGTGGATGCGAAAGATGCGCTGGCCGCCGTCCTGCTGGAGCTGGGCAAGGTGGACGAGGCCCAGGTGCAGCTGGAGAAGATCATCGAGTACGGGGATACGCACAAGGAGTTGGGAAAGGCCTACCTGCGCGTTGCCGGGACCCTGAGTCGCTACGCAAAGAACCCGAAGGCAGTTGCCATCATGCAGCACCTGATGGCACGCCATGCGCAGAGTGCCGAGGCGCAGATCGCGCTTGCCCATATCGCAATTCGCGGCCAGGATCTTTCCACGGCCTCGGCCGCCATCGACCGGGCATTGCTGTTGCGACCCGGGTGGGAGGACGCGGCCATTATCAAGGGACGCATCCTGGTACAGGAAAACGATGGCGCTGGTGCAGCCACTTTCTATCGTCAGTTCCTGAGCCACAACCCCCATGCGACGCGCGTACGCATGTTCTATGCCCGTCATCTGGTCGATCGCAAGGACTGGGATGGCGCGCGCGAACAGTTCAGCCTGGTTCTGAAGGATCGGCCCGAGGACCGTGACGTGCTGTTTGCCCTGGGACTGCTTTCGCTCCAGACCGATCGTCTGGACGATGCCGGGCACTATCTGAAGAAGGTGGTCGCGGTCAATCCCGATGACAGCCAGGCCCTGTTGTACCTCGGCCGTGTTGCCGAACGAAAGAAAAACTACCCGCAGGCCCTGAAATGGTACAGCCAGGTCAGTTCCGGACGTTACGCCTTCGAGGCCAGTGTGCGCTATGCAGTCGTCACGGCCAAGGAAGGCAAGCTCCAGGATGCAAGGGGCCTGCTTCACGGCATCATTCCCGAGAACAATGACCAGAGAGCGGAACTGGCGCTGGCCGAAGAACAGATTTTGCGCGAAGCAAAACGCTACCGGGAAGCCCTGGATGTGCTCAACGCCGCACTCAAGCGCCTGCCCGAACACCAGGATCTGCTCTATGCTCGTGCGCTGGTGGCGGAAAAGCTGGACGACTTGACGCTGCATGAACGCGATCTTCGTCTGCTGCTGAAGCTGGACCCGGAGAACGCCAATGCCATGAATGCGTTGGGCTACACGCTGGCGGACCGTACCGACCGCAAGCAGGAGGCGTACAAGCTGATCAAGCATGCACTGGCCCTCCGGCCCAACGACCCGTTTATTCTCGACAGCATGGGCTGGGTGCATTATCGCCTTGGCAACCTGCAGGATGCGGTGCGCTACCTGCGCCGCGCACTGAAGCTTCGCGCCGATGCCGAGATCTCGGCGCATCTGGGTGAGGTGTTGTGGGTCAGTGGCGAGCATTCAAAGGCCCGGCGTGTGTGGAAGCGGGCCCTGGAACAGGCCCCCGGGAACGAAACGCTTCTGCGCGTCATCAAGAAATTCAATCCGTGA
- a CDS encoding carbon starvation CstA family protein, protein MSAPVVFLFVALVFVFAYRFFAKLLADTVFGLNTNIIAPPANSADQGPAAGPLILLGQHIGLIATAITLSTTAVAVIWGWVPAFLWIVIGTTVAGGTYGLGSLWLSARHPGQGLGTVVQSYVGGPMWSALLFLSLILLTAFNASLVVIIASLLVDHAGIVLPFWAELLLAAWLGGMLYGRPDRTVWVAGPISLLLLVLLVWLLGKVPAGFSGAFNLDLFGNTLLSVDAGLAWMVLLLAFVVYAQRLPVAGFLRPYALLSTSQIALVVLGLLAGITILHPPFAAPQFHATPDAPGVLPWLFLTVTGGAIGGITLLIASAFTGPALRHRREVRLVGYGGALAEGVIALSALFAVSNGLDAPTWNSLYGSWHKLLDPSYLVEVYVNGGAWFGSALGLSNDIATNFTALALAAISFVSLEAGVRLELAVLTETGRRFRAPSPDRDPKKIPWFLLLLLAVVILADANGGAPSSWLVFGSANAVLACFGLLLMVAALTRDHRPGRLVAALLLLILALTVWALIAALGYWWQRSAWVPLALDLLLLGFGGWISLETVRILRVPTGRP, encoded by the coding sequence ATGAGCGCACCCGTCGTCTTTCTGTTCGTTGCCCTGGTCTTCGTATTCGCCTACCGCTTCTTCGCGAAGCTTCTGGCGGACACCGTATTCGGGCTCAATACCAATATTATAGCGCCGCCAGCCAACAGCGCCGACCAGGGTCCGGCCGCCGGCCCGCTGATCCTGCTCGGTCAGCATATCGGGTTGATCGCCACCGCGATCACCCTGAGCACAACGGCCGTGGCCGTGATCTGGGGCTGGGTTCCGGCCTTTCTCTGGATCGTCATCGGCACGACCGTGGCCGGTGGAACCTACGGTCTGGGAAGCCTGTGGTTATCCGCCCGCCATCCGGGCCAGGGTCTGGGGACCGTTGTGCAATCCTATGTGGGTGGCCCCATGTGGTCCGCCTTGCTGTTTCTTTCGTTGATCCTGCTGACCGCATTCAATGCAAGCCTGGTGGTGATCATCGCGAGCCTGCTGGTCGATCACGCCGGCATCGTGCTTCCTTTCTGGGCCGAGTTGCTCCTGGCCGCGTGGCTGGGCGGGATGCTCTACGGGCGCCCCGATCGGACCGTGTGGGTGGCCGGCCCGATATCCCTGCTGTTGTTGGTCCTGCTTGTCTGGCTCCTGGGGAAGGTCCCGGCGGGATTCTCCGGCGCATTCAATCTGGATCTGTTCGGCAATACCTTGCTTTCCGTGGATGCCGGTTTGGCCTGGATGGTACTGTTGCTTGCCTTTGTCGTGTATGCCCAGCGACTCCCGGTCGCGGGGTTTCTTCGTCCCTACGCACTGCTATCCACCTCGCAGATCGCACTGGTGGTCCTGGGCCTGCTCGCGGGCATCACCATCCTGCACCCACCATTTGCTGCCCCGCAGTTCCACGCAACGCCCGATGCACCCGGTGTATTGCCCTGGCTGTTCCTGACTGTTACCGGTGGAGCGATCGGAGGGATTACCCTGCTGATCGCCAGCGCGTTCACCGGTCCGGCACTACGACACCGGCGGGAGGTCCGCCTGGTTGGCTATGGCGGCGCCCTGGCCGAGGGTGTCATCGCCCTCTCGGCCCTGTTCGCGGTCAGCAACGGCCTCGATGCGCCGACGTGGAACTCGCTGTACGGCTCCTGGCACAAGCTGCTGGATCCGTCTTATCTGGTGGAGGTTTACGTCAATGGCGGCGCCTGGTTCGGTTCCGCGCTGGGGCTGAGCAACGATATCGCAACCAATTTCACGGCGCTGGCCCTGGCCGCCATCAGCTTCGTCAGCCTGGAGGCCGGCGTCCGCCTGGAACTGGCGGTGCTCACGGAAACCGGGCGGCGCTTTCGTGCCCCGTCTCCGGACCGTGACCCGAAGAAGATTCCCTGGTTCCTCCTGCTGCTCCTGGCCGTGGTGATTCTGGCCGACGCCAACGGTGGGGCGCCCTCCAGCTGGCTGGTATTCGGAAGCGCCAATGCCGTGCTGGCCTGCTTCGGTCTGCTGCTGATGGTCGCGGCCCTGACCCGGGACCATCGTCCCGGCCGTCTGGTCGCCGCCCTGCTGCTGCTGATTCTCGCCCTGACGGTGTGGGCCCTGATTGCGGCCCTGGGCTACTGGTGGCAGCGCTCCGCCTGGGTCCCTCTGGCCCTGGACTTGCTATTATTGGGCTTCGGGGGCTGGATATCCCTTGAAACCGTACGCATATTGAGAGTACCGACCGGCAGGCCTTGA
- the hemA gene encoding glutamyl-tRNA reductase, protein MQLLALGINHKTAPVELREQAAFAPEILSAALRDLTASGVCDEAAIVSTCNRTEVYCGTIHGAERKALEWFCKYLHLDAATVQPFVYQHPDEDAVQHVFRVAAGLDSMILGEPQILGQIKDAFAAAHKAGATGKMLNRLFQQTFSVAKTIRTDTAIGASAVSVASAAVTLAKQIFNELSQKTVLLIGAGEMVELCARHLAEHGIGKMIVANRTQERAELLAREFGAEAISLAEVPERLADADIVISSTASQLPILGKGTVGRALKARRHRPMFMIDIAVPRDIEAEVSELNDVYLYTVDDLRDVVQENINSRQQAAKEAEKIIDIKVAEFMRWARSLDAVPTILHLRGNTEAIREAEIARAERRLARGEDPNEVLRDMARTLANKLIHSPTAALRQADHDGDTRLLEAARRLFNLNDD, encoded by the coding sequence ATGCAACTACTGGCACTGGGCATCAATCACAAGACCGCTCCCGTGGAACTGCGGGAACAGGCTGCTTTTGCGCCGGAAATCCTGTCGGCCGCCCTGCGCGACCTGACGGCCAGCGGTGTCTGCGACGAGGCCGCCATTGTGTCCACCTGCAATCGGACCGAGGTCTACTGCGGAACCATTCACGGCGCGGAACGTAAGGCCCTGGAGTGGTTCTGCAAATATCTGCACCTGGATGCCGCTACCGTCCAACCCTTCGTCTACCAGCACCCGGACGAGGATGCGGTTCAGCACGTATTCCGTGTGGCCGCGGGACTGGATTCCATGATCCTGGGCGAACCCCAGATCCTGGGCCAGATCAAGGATGCCTTCGCCGCCGCCCACAAGGCAGGCGCCACCGGCAAGATGCTGAACCGGCTGTTCCAGCAGACCTTTTCGGTGGCCAAGACCATTCGCACCGACACGGCGATCGGCGCCAGCGCGGTGTCCGTCGCATCCGCCGCCGTAACCCTGGCCAAGCAGATTTTCAACGAGCTTTCGCAGAAGACCGTTCTGCTCATTGGCGCCGGCGAGATGGTCGAACTTTGCGCCCGCCACCTGGCGGAACACGGCATCGGCAAAATGATCGTCGCCAACCGCACCCAGGAACGGGCCGAACTGCTGGCACGGGAGTTCGGGGCGGAAGCAATCTCCCTGGCGGAAGTACCAGAGCGCCTGGCCGACGCCGACATCGTCATCTCATCCACCGCCAGCCAGCTGCCCATCCTGGGCAAGGGCACGGTGGGACGGGCCCTCAAGGCGCGCCGTCATCGCCCCATGTTCATGATCGACATTGCCGTACCGCGCGACATCGAGGCCGAAGTCAGCGAACTCAACGACGTCTATCTCTACACGGTCGACGACCTGCGCGACGTGGTACAGGAAAACATCAATTCACGCCAGCAGGCGGCCAAGGAAGCAGAGAAGATCATCGACATCAAGGTCGCCGAATTCATGCGCTGGGCCCGCTCCCTGGACGCGGTTCCGACCATTCTCCACCTGCGCGGCAACACGGAGGCGATCCGCGAGGCCGAGATTGCGCGCGCCGAGCGGCGCCTCGCCCGGGGCGAGGATCCGAATGAGGTATTGCGTGATATGGCCCGCACCCTCGCGAACAAGCTCATCCACAGTCCGACCGCGGCACTGCGACAGGCCGACCACGACGGCGA